The Passer domesticus isolate bPasDom1 chromosome 31, bPasDom1.hap1, whole genome shotgun sequence genome has a window encoding:
- the LOC135287791 gene encoding proline-rich protein 2-like — MASPSVSLSPPWCPCPLHGVPLTVSPPRPCPPAPVPSAVPAPPGSLPRRSPAGPSRPPGARNRPGEPCARRAPRARPPRPATPAPDFGPAATPRPRGSPRGRRARGPPRSRGRTGSPLCAAPPPPAPAQSRDCGGRHRGEAGPPPNRDPRGHRGVRAPPDPPDVTQAPARGERRSKAALSGPRPLRGRPRSSGRAREGPPPPRPGSRSPPRGYKKVPAAAAATPRPRRHGGARNGGCRDPRETPPGVSGGTVQPFPEL; from the coding sequence aTGGCAtccccctcagtgtccctgtcccctccatggtgtccctgtcccctccatggCGTGCCCCTCACGGTGTCCCCTCCACGTCCTTGTCCCCCAGCCCCCGTCCCCAGCGCCGTCCCCGCCCCCCCCGGCTCCCTCCCGCGCCGCTCCCCTGCCGGTCCCTCCCGCCCGCCCGGTGCCCGAAACCGGCCGGGCGAGCCTTGCGCAAGGCGGGCGCCTCGGGCAcggcccccccgccccgccaCGCCCGCCCCGGACTTCGGCCCCGCCGCCaccccccggccccgggggtccccgcgggggcggcgggcgcggggtcCCCCCCGCTCCCGGGGGCGCACAGGGTCCCCTTTGTGCGCCGCGCCCCCTCCCCCGGCCCCCGCACAAAGCCGCGATTGTGGCGGGCGGCACCGGGGGGAGGCCGGGCCCCCCCCAAaccgggacccccgggggcACCGAGGGGTGCGGGCCCCCCCGGACCCGCCAGACGTGACTCAGGCCCCGGCGCGGGGGGAGCGGCGCTCAAAGGCGGCTTTGTCCGGCCCGCGACCCCTCCGGGGGCGGCCGCGGAGCTCGGGGCGCGCTCGGGAAGGgccccccccgccccggccgggCTCTCGGAGCCCCCCCCGGGGCTATAAAAAGGTCCCAGCTGCCGCGGCAGCGaccccccgcccccgccggcaCGGGGGGGCCCGGAACGGGGGGTGCCGCGACCCCCGAGAAACACCCCCCGGGGTGTCGGGGGGCACCGTCCAGCCCTTCCCGGAGCTCTGA